From the genome of Psychroserpens ponticola, one region includes:
- a CDS encoding two-component regulator propeller domain-containing protein — protein MIKKLLVLCFMLCFGFLQSQQKTETSFLNFNEIKQEVSGQWISSIYQDKDGFIWVGTQDGLYKYDGKNFKAFRYNPTNKNSLPANWVRSINQDKNGVFWLGTHGAGLVKFEESTLKFTDVDMSSPTESDNIKLVFDAITTKALTTWVVSDNGLYRKSLTDPFFVKIVKPGNSTRVYELHDGSEIVVFENKLFSFNKTTNKLEVLLSDIPIDKLLISGEKSIIYNSEGKLYRYNFIGSPKEINIPNNETINSISNLQNGKCILVGDVKNYSFDVTSETFETYNYNIQQFEKLGINELFIDKQNLLWVATNKGLFKESLLGKVFTGTIDLHARKILKSLDTTYIGGGKGLHRIINNTDGSQEQETLNNTRVTSLCKTKDGLWFGHYYGSVFFVDKNDNIKTIDLRQGNHESLRIYGIVEDKNNRIWVSTWFGIYMLNPDGEISNTYNLKSKHDGKDVKILKVLIDNDDNLWAITVGDGVFRIPNISEVNASTDTLIYKHYVHDDDDENTINTNVVMEIHLSPKGNIWIGSDFGINTYNKEKDNFDPLIVNGTFFDKKIMAIETDVNNLMWVSTITDGIYVYNQRNNRLFNLREEDGLVSNACLYTSSTNDKNTLYFGTDNGVQIIDASRFSYPEVKTAPKFTALTIKDEKLSVIQNLSAQNQPINIDYSQPNFSVSFAITDYRFPQKINYYYKLGDNAVWTKSEDNTINFSSLNFGTYNLYVKAAYQVDDDAPIATLALKINPPWYKSIVAYSLFFLLLAAVIFYFFQLRYKQKLASTKLKAVEELDHIKSNLFTNISHELRTPLTLISGPIEHQLSKNNLEEDDREELSLVKRNADRLLNLVNQLMDLALIDSGQLKLKINEGNLNLLLKQAVDAFRYQAEINGIKIYSDINQLESVWYDRDSLQKIVFNLLSNAVKYATSNSSIAFNASQQDKNLVLSVVNSSKTKNDLAQLFQRFYQNDASAEGIGVGLALVKELVMLNNGTILANKLDDDTIQFTVTLPIDKSAFNISEIENKTIQKNKNDVVSEISLTDDTVILIVEDDDDIRAFVTNVFKNHYKIIEAVNGEEGVNIALQHIPDLIISDIMMPIKDGVVLCNDLKNNQLTSHIPIVLLTAKVGEEHEIIGLKTGADAYITKPFSLEKLKTRVEKLLESRTQLQKHYSKGFNISPEIKITSTETEFIKRLQETLQSHLTNSDFTSEQFAEAMLMSRTQLHRKLKAIVNMTASEFIRKERLKLAVQLLKESDETVAEIAYQVGFNSSSYFIKCFKDIYGCTPNEYLTKK, from the coding sequence ATGATTAAGAAGCTACTCGTCTTATGTTTTATGTTGTGCTTTGGGTTTCTTCAAAGTCAGCAAAAGACTGAGACTTCTTTTTTGAATTTTAATGAAATTAAACAAGAGGTTTCCGGACAATGGATTTCTTCAATATATCAAGATAAAGACGGATTTATTTGGGTTGGTACACAAGATGGATTGTATAAATATGATGGAAAGAATTTTAAAGCATTTCGTTACAATCCTACCAATAAAAATTCTTTACCTGCCAATTGGGTACGCTCTATAAATCAAGATAAAAACGGTGTGTTTTGGCTAGGAACTCATGGCGCTGGTTTAGTGAAATTTGAGGAGAGTACTTTAAAATTTACCGATGTTGACATGTCTTCGCCAACTGAAAGCGATAATATAAAATTAGTTTTTGATGCTATTACCACAAAAGCATTAACAACTTGGGTTGTTAGTGATAATGGATTGTATAGAAAGTCCTTAACAGATCCTTTTTTTGTAAAAATCGTAAAGCCAGGTAACTCAACGCGAGTTTATGAGTTGCACGACGGCTCAGAAATTGTAGTTTTTGAAAACAAACTCTTTTCTTTTAATAAAACAACCAACAAATTAGAAGTCTTACTTAGTGATATTCCTATTGATAAACTTTTGATTTCTGGTGAAAAATCAATCATTTACAACTCAGAAGGGAAGCTGTACCGTTATAATTTTATAGGATCTCCTAAAGAAATTAATATACCAAATAATGAAACAATCAATTCAATATCTAATCTCCAAAACGGCAAATGTATTTTAGTTGGTGATGTGAAAAATTATAGTTTTGATGTAACATCTGAAACGTTTGAAACTTATAATTATAACATTCAACAATTCGAAAAATTAGGCATTAATGAACTTTTTATCGATAAGCAAAACCTGTTATGGGTAGCCACTAATAAAGGTTTATTTAAAGAAAGTTTATTGGGAAAAGTTTTTACTGGCACAATAGATTTACATGCTAGAAAAATTTTAAAAAGCTTAGACACGACATACATTGGTGGAGGCAAAGGCTTACATAGAATTATTAATAATACTGATGGATCACAAGAACAAGAAACACTTAATAATACTAGAGTAACTTCACTTTGCAAAACTAAAGATGGTTTGTGGTTTGGCCATTATTATGGAAGCGTATTTTTTGTTGATAAAAATGATAATATAAAAACGATTGATTTGCGACAAGGGAATCACGAATCACTTAGAATTTATGGAATTGTTGAAGATAAAAACAATAGAATATGGGTAAGCACTTGGTTCGGAATTTATATGCTCAATCCTGATGGTGAGATTAGTAATACATATAATTTAAAATCTAAGCATGATGGAAAAGATGTTAAAATACTCAAAGTATTAATTGATAATGATGATAATTTATGGGCAATAACCGTTGGTGATGGCGTGTTTAGAATACCAAATATTTCTGAAGTAAATGCTTCAACAGATACATTGATTTACAAACATTATGTACATGATGACGATGATGAAAATACTATAAATACCAATGTTGTTATGGAAATTCATTTAAGTCCAAAAGGCAATATTTGGATTGGTTCAGATTTTGGAATTAATACATATAACAAAGAAAAAGACAATTTTGACCCGTTGATTGTTAATGGTACTTTTTTCGATAAAAAAATAATGGCAATTGAAACAGATGTTAATAATTTAATGTGGGTTAGCACTATTACTGATGGCATTTATGTTTACAACCAACGAAACAATAGACTTTTTAACTTAAGAGAAGAAGATGGCTTAGTGTCTAACGCATGCTTATATACATCGAGCACAAACGATAAAAACACACTCTATTTTGGCACAGATAATGGTGTGCAAATTATCGATGCATCGCGTTTTTCTTATCCAGAGGTTAAAACCGCACCCAAATTTACTGCGTTAACTATTAAAGACGAAAAATTATCTGTAATTCAAAATTTATCTGCACAAAATCAACCTATTAATATTGATTATAGTCAACCTAATTTTTCGGTGAGTTTTGCAATAACAGATTATCGTTTTCCGCAAAAAATAAATTATTATTACAAATTAGGTGATAATGCTGTTTGGACAAAATCTGAAGACAATACCATTAACTTTAGCAGCCTAAATTTTGGAACTTATAACCTATATGTAAAGGCTGCATATCAAGTTGATGATGATGCTCCAATTGCTACGCTAGCATTAAAAATAAATCCACCTTGGTATAAATCAATAGTAGCTTATAGTTTGTTTTTTCTCCTATTAGCAGCAGTTATTTTTTACTTTTTTCAATTGCGATACAAACAAAAATTGGCTTCCACTAAACTAAAAGCAGTAGAAGAATTAGACCATATAAAATCAAACCTTTTTACAAATATATCTCATGAACTCAGAACACCTCTAACCTTAATTTCTGGACCCATTGAGCATCAATTATCTAAAAACAATTTAGAAGAAGATGATCGAGAAGAATTAAGCTTAGTTAAGCGAAATGCAGACCGATTACTGAATCTTGTTAATCAACTCATGGATTTAGCTTTAATAGATTCAGGACAATTAAAACTTAAAATAAATGAAGGCAATTTAAATTTGCTTTTAAAACAAGCTGTAGATGCATTTCGATACCAAGCAGAAATTAATGGCATTAAAATATACTCAGACATAAATCAACTAGAATCTGTTTGGTACGACAGAGATAGCCTTCAAAAAATAGTCTTTAATTTATTATCGAACGCTGTAAAATACGCAACATCTAATTCTAGTATTGCGTTTAATGCTAGTCAGCAGGATAAAAACTTAGTGTTATCTGTTGTAAACTCTAGTAAAACTAAAAATGATTTAGCGCAACTTTTTCAACGTTTTTACCAGAATGATGCTTCTGCTGAAGGTATTGGTGTTGGCTTAGCTTTGGTGAAAGAATTAGTCATGCTAAACAATGGTACTATTTTGGCGAATAAGCTAGATGACGATACAATTCAGTTTACGGTAACCTTACCAATTGATAAATCAGCATTCAATATATCTGAAATTGAAAATAAGACGATTCAAAAAAATAAAAACGATGTTGTTTCAGAGATAAGTTTAACTGATGATACAGTTATACTTATTGTTGAAGATGATGATGATATAAGAGCATTTGTAACCAATGTTTTTAAAAATCACTATAAAATTATTGAAGCCGTAAATGGAGAAGAAGGAGTAAATATAGCGTTGCAACACATTCCAGATTTGATTATTAGCGACATTATGATGCCTATAAAAGATGGCGTTGTACTTTGTAATGATTTAAAAAACAATCAGTTGACAAGTCATATTCCTATTGTATTACTTACAGCAAAAGTTGGAGAGGAGCATGAAATTATAGGACTTAAAACAGGTGCAGATGCTTATATTACGAAACCATTCAGCTTAGAAAAACTAAAAACTAGAGTTGAAAAATTATTAGAAAGTAGAACACAATTACAAAAACATTACAGCAAAGGTTTTAATATTAGTCCAGAAATAAAAATTACATCTACAGAAACCGAATTTATTAAACGCCTACAAGAAACACTTCAATCTCATCTAACAAATTCCGATTTTACTAGTGAACAATTTGCAGAAGCAATGCTAATGAGTAGAACACAATTGCACAGAAAACTAAAAGCAATTGTGAATATGACAGCTTCCGAATTCATTCGAAAAGAACGCTTAAAATTAGCTGTACAATTACTAAAAGAATCTGATGAAACTGTAGCAGAAATAGCATATCAAGTCGGTTTTAATTCCTCTTCCTATTTTATTAAATGTTTTAAAGACATTTACGGCTGCACACCCAATGAATATCTTACTAAAAAATAA
- a CDS encoding T9SS type A sorting domain-containing protein gives MKTIKLSLLLNLFVFCGYSQSIEKFSIDSGGASTSAGGIQILYTIGEVVVQEYSTTNLSVSEGFINSSFRLKINPVAYLQGPILNPDTAGLMNDDLRVADLIPTTSPYEDHAICDASVFLVTGNNAIVDWVWVELRDGSDNSIISNAQSAFLQRDGDVVAIDGMSSLSASLPDGNYYVSVSHRNHLGVMSASSFALSGTDTIIDLTSDPNLVTGGNNAVVVLSNGNHGAYAGDYDENNQIQNVDANSVVQLIGGTGYTNADMDANTQIQNTDVNALIQPNIGLGQQFNREDSEREFLDAGITLTFANAQITNDGNDDFYEADVLIASTEDFYIGSGQIYFDYNTDAFGDNISSNNAIEYSQPQTSILGGSYVGLPAYKDFVQNDNNTSRVSLSFQQNFSESFIATNIPDIQTTATPKALFHLKIKFIDASEDPEVCFYNQGVFQDQFYTACGGAGAADCTNNPGEQITDDTYDCSGADIDTLNLDAYQENTIVIFPNPVRKTFEIKGIKNPYDLNIYDVSGKLVLQLSNIINQTIDMSVYENGVYLVEIITDKDSITKKIVVK, from the coding sequence ATGAAAACCATTAAATTAAGTTTACTACTCAACCTATTCGTTTTTTGCGGCTATAGCCAATCTATAGAGAAATTTAGTATCGATTCTGGTGGAGCTTCGACTTCCGCAGGAGGAATTCAAATTCTTTATACTATTGGTGAAGTTGTTGTACAAGAATACAGCACTACTAACCTTTCGGTTTCCGAAGGCTTTATTAATTCTAGTTTTAGACTAAAAATAAATCCTGTGGCATATTTACAAGGCCCAATTTTAAATCCAGATACAGCTGGTCTTATGAATGACGATTTGCGTGTAGCAGATCTAATTCCGACCACAAGTCCTTATGAAGATCATGCAATTTGCGATGCTTCTGTGTTTTTAGTTACAGGTAATAATGCTATTGTTGACTGGGTTTGGGTTGAACTTCGTGATGGTAGTGATAATTCTATAATTAGCAATGCGCAATCTGCATTCTTGCAACGTGATGGCGATGTTGTTGCTATAGATGGTATGAGTTCTTTAAGTGCATCGCTTCCTGATGGTAATTATTATGTATCAGTGAGCCATAGAAATCATTTAGGCGTGATGAGCGCTTCTTCATTTGCATTAAGTGGAACAGATACTATAATTGATTTAACATCAGATCCTAATCTAGTAACTGGTGGTAACAATGCTGTTGTAGTGTTGTCTAACGGAAACCATGGTGCCTATGCTGGAGATTATGATGAGAATAATCAAATACAAAATGTGGATGCCAATAGTGTTGTACAGCTTATAGGAGGCACAGGTTATACGAATGCAGATATGGATGCTAATACTCAAATACAAAATACGGACGTCAATGCATTAATTCAACCTAATATTGGACTCGGTCAGCAGTTTAACAGAGAGGATAGTGAACGAGAGTTTTTAGATGCTGGTATCACGCTTACGTTTGCCAATGCACAAATCACTAATGATGGTAATGATGACTTTTATGAAGCAGATGTTTTAATTGCTTCTACTGAAGATTTTTATATAGGTTCGGGTCAAATCTATTTCGATTACAATACAGATGCTTTTGGAGACAATATATCTTCAAATAATGCTATTGAATACTCACAACCGCAAACTTCTATATTAGGCGGTTCTTATGTGGGACTTCCTGCTTATAAAGATTTTGTACAAAATGATAATAATACTTCAAGAGTATCGCTATCCTTCCAACAAAATTTTTCAGAATCCTTCATAGCAACTAATATTCCAGATATTCAAACTACAGCAACACCTAAAGCATTGTTTCATCTTAAAATAAAATTTATTGATGCCAGTGAAGACCCTGAGGTTTGTTTCTACAATCAAGGTGTATTTCAAGATCAATTTTATACAGCATGTGGAGGTGCTGGTGCTGCAGATTGTACTAATAACCCTGGAGAGCAAATTACAGATGACACCTATGATTGTTCTGGAGCAGATATAGATACATTGAATTTAGACGCATATCAAGAGAACACTATTGTCATATTTCCAAACCCAGTTCGTAAGACATTTGAAATTAAAGGGATTAAAAATCCGTATGATTTAAATATTTATGATGTTTCCGGAAAATTAGTACTTCAGTTGAGCAATATTATAAATCAAACTATCGATATGAGTGTCTATGAAAATGGTGTGTATTTGGTTGAAATTATAACAGATAAAGACTCAATCACTAAAAAGATTGTAGTTAAATAA
- a CDS encoding tail fiber domain-containing protein, translated as MKKVFLLLAFSMTFLNYAQQGINYKALVKDGLGNVVANQTIDVQFTILEDATNVYQETHTPTTDANGLIVLNIGEGTTSDVFTEIDWAKDDHFLNVHIDTGSGFVDMGTTQFLAVPYALSAANVTGLEKLDEGGGYRIVGRNPSRYGEVGFNAVDFSFSNISSSTFGATGAYSLASGYRATASGASSNSLGSNTQALGNHSTAIGKETEASGEQSTAMGSGTFAYGDNSTAMGDITIASGDNSVAMGNLNSASGDNSLALGTYTTAQSFNSIVMGRFNVLGGNSTSWFPTEPLFVIGNGIVNSRNNALTILKSGKIGVDKHTGINAKLDIDHASSQTSPQINIRETSGTYARLNISNTNSSDYWAIAGSLNGTTATDRINFYHSDVGDIMSILGNGNVLVNGSVVHSSDRRLKQDIETLPYGLNEILKLQPKAYNWKAKTNQVNKSLGLIAQDVQSVIKEIVHTADDEDKTLSVSYTELIPILIKALQEQQDIIDSQNSKLDNVEKHLSKLSKRLENLETVNN; from the coding sequence ATGAAAAAAGTATTTCTTTTACTTGCATTTAGTATGACATTTTTAAATTATGCTCAACAAGGCATTAACTACAAAGCCCTTGTTAAAGATGGCTTAGGCAATGTGGTAGCCAACCAAACCATAGATGTGCAATTCACCATTTTGGAAGATGCTACCAATGTTTATCAAGAAACACATACACCTACTACAGATGCCAACGGTCTTATTGTTCTAAATATAGGAGAAGGCACAACTAGTGATGTATTTACAGAGATAGATTGGGCAAAAGACGACCACTTTTTGAATGTGCATATTGATACAGGTTCTGGTTTTGTAGATATGGGAACTACACAGTTTTTGGCAGTGCCTTATGCTTTAAGTGCGGCAAATGTTACTGGTTTAGAAAAATTAGATGAAGGTGGTGGTTATAGAATAGTAGGAAGAAATCCAAGCCGATATGGAGAAGTGGGTTTTAATGCTGTAGATTTTAGTTTTAGTAATATTTCAAGTTCTACGTTTGGGGCAACAGGAGCTTATTCATTGGCTTCAGGTTATAGAGCTACAGCCTCTGGAGCTAGTTCTAATTCCCTTGGTTCTAACACTCAAGCATTAGGGAATCATTCCACAGCCATAGGAAAAGAAACCGAAGCCTCTGGAGAACAATCCACAGCAATGGGATCTGGTACGTTTGCTTATGGGGATAATTCTACTGCAATGGGTGATATAACAATAGCCTCTGGAGATAATTCTGTAGCTATGGGAAATCTAAACTCAGCCTCTGGAGATAATTCTTTAGCATTGGGCACTTATACAACAGCTCAATCGTTCAACTCTATAGTAATGGGTCGTTTTAATGTATTGGGAGGTAATTCTACTTCATGGTTTCCAACCGAACCTTTGTTTGTGATAGGCAATGGAATAGTTAATTCAAGGAATAATGCCTTAACCATTTTAAAGAGTGGCAAAATAGGTGTTGATAAACACACAGGCATTAATGCAAAACTAGATATCGATCACGCAAGTTCTCAAACCTCGCCTCAAATTAATATCAGAGAAACATCTGGCACGTATGCACGACTAAATATTTCTAATACAAATAGTTCAGACTATTGGGCTATTGCAGGAAGTTTGAATGGAACTACAGCTACAGATCGTATTAATTTTTACCATTCAGATGTTGGTGATATCATGTCTATTTTGGGTAATGGCAATGTTTTAGTAAATGGAAGTGTCGTACACAGTAGTGATCGTAGATTAAAACAAGATATTGAAACCTTGCCTTATGGTTTAAACGAAATATTAAAACTACAGCCTAAAGCATACAATTGGAAAGCCAAAACAAATCAAGTAAATAAATCTTTAGGGCTAATAGCACAAGATGTACAGTCTGTCATAAAAGAAATTGTGCACACAGCAGATGACGAAGACAAAACTTTAAGCGTGAGTTATACAGAATTGATTCCAATATTAATAAAAGCTTTACAAGAGCAACAAGATATTATAGACTCACAAAACTCTAAACTTGACAATGTTGAAAAGCATTTATCTAAATTATCAAAGCGATTAGAAAACCTAGAAACTGTCAATAATTAA
- a CDS encoding tail fiber domain-containing protein translates to MKTKLSLLALLVSTILFAQNGINYKAIIKDANGNVVANDLIQVQFSILQGVAQTNVYQETHTPTTDTNGLIILNIGEGTTPDDFNSINWSNDDHFLNVQVNIGSGLVDLGTTSFGTVPYAMHTLNPQGLEAINEGNGVGWRIATGADEDYYGDIGAQAVDLSFQGFSSNRGATGLYSFASGAATIANAPYSVVFGEGSNSLGRSSFSLGRYATASGDYSTAMGESTQASGSYSFAIGNDTEASGNYSTAIGLANEALADFAHTIGRGLITDSYSSFIIGHYNLNYGGLNSAEWIPYDPLFVIGNGFNDSNRSNALIVYKNGSMNINSSTNGLRINSNGSDGIRILGDNDNGILVTSANQYGGSFIGDSAAIFAEANINANPDIILGGDSGGNTMDDGIIASDPSLDGSDIYLRSNDAVVIELDHDASSTNSSFQVHDSSGDAVFQVFESGNHIIDSEVIGLNIISEYIGLYIPNSGNEAIFINNPGSNGIQISSPTNAGVVITSPGNSGLYVVNAGDFGADIEGDTAGLAVSSSTSSNPDIILRGNSSANTSDDGIIASDPNYSGSDIYLRSNDAVVIELDHDASTANSSFQVHDSAGNVAFRVYEDGNANLAGNLTQFSDRRLKQDIADLHYGLNEILQLQPKAYHWKKNKQEHKSLGLIAQDVQLIINEIVNTQNDESKTLGISYIELIPILINAIKEQQKIIDNEKSINSKQNSQLEALLSRIEILESNASN, encoded by the coding sequence ATGAAAACAAAACTCTCACTTTTAGCACTATTAGTTTCAACAATTTTATTTGCACAAAATGGTATAAATTACAAAGCCATAATAAAAGATGCTAATGGTAATGTGGTTGCTAATGATTTAATACAAGTGCAATTTAGCATTCTACAAGGTGTAGCACAAACCAATGTGTATCAAGAAACACATACACCAACTACAGATACCAATGGACTTATAATTCTCAATATAGGAGAAGGTACAACACCTGATGATTTTAATAGTATTAATTGGAGTAACGACGACCACTTTTTAAATGTACAGGTAAATATAGGCTCTGGATTGGTAGATTTAGGAACCACTAGTTTTGGTACAGTGCCATATGCAATGCATACTTTAAATCCCCAAGGATTGGAAGCTATTAATGAAGGTAATGGTGTTGGTTGGCGAATAGCAACTGGAGCAGATGAAGATTATTATGGTGATATAGGAGCCCAAGCGGTAGATTTATCCTTTCAAGGTTTTTCTAGTAATAGAGGAGCAACAGGTCTTTATTCTTTTGCTTCAGGTGCAGCAACTATAGCTAATGCTCCATACTCTGTAGTATTTGGTGAAGGATCTAATTCATTGGGTAGATCATCTTTTTCTTTAGGAAGATATGCAACTGCCTCAGGAGATTATTCAACAGCTATGGGAGAAAGCACACAAGCTTCAGGCAGTTATAGTTTTGCTATAGGAAACGATACTGAGGCTTCAGGTAACTATTCTACAGCAATTGGACTTGCTAATGAGGCTTTAGCTGATTTTGCGCATACTATTGGCAGAGGACTTATAACAGATTCTTATTCGTCATTTATAATAGGACATTATAATCTTAATTATGGTGGATTAAATTCAGCAGAGTGGATTCCATACGATCCACTTTTTGTAATAGGCAATGGTTTTAATGATAGTAATAGAAGTAACGCATTAATTGTTTATAAAAATGGTTCTATGAACATAAATAGCTCAACAAATGGTCTTAGAATAAATTCTAATGGGTCTGATGGCATTCGTATATTGGGTGATAATGATAACGGCATTCTTGTGACTAGCGCTAATCAATATGGTGGAAGTTTCATAGGTGATTCTGCTGCGATTTTTGCTGAAGCCAATATCAATGCAAATCCAGATATTATTCTAGGAGGTGATAGTGGTGGAAATACTATGGATGACGGAATCATAGCGTCAGACCCTAGTCTTGATGGTAGCGACATTTATTTAAGAAGTAATGATGCTGTCGTTATTGAATTAGATCATGATGCTAGTTCTACAAATAGTTCGTTTCAAGTACATGACAGTTCAGGTGATGCTGTCTTTCAGGTATTTGAAAGTGGTAATCATATTATTGATTCAGAAGTAATTGGTTTAAATATTATATCAGAATATATAGGGCTTTATATTCCTAATTCTGGGAACGAAGCAATATTTATAAATAATCCAGGTAGTAATGGTATTCAAATTTCTAGCCCAACAAATGCTGGTGTTGTAATCACCAGCCCAGGCAATAGTGGCTTGTATGTTGTTAATGCAGGTGATTTTGGAGCAGATATAGAAGGTGATACAGCTGGATTAGCTGTTAGTAGTTCTACAAGTAGTAATCCAGATATCATATTAAGAGGAAATAGTTCTGCAAATACTAGTGATGACGGTATTATAGCGTCAGATCCTAACTATTCAGGCAGTGACATTTATTTAAGAAGTAACGATGCTGTGGTTATTGAATTAGATCATGATGCTAGTACTGCAAATAGTTCCTTTCAAGTACATGACAGTGCAGGTAATGTCGCTTTTCGGGTATATGAAGATGGTAATGCTAATTTAGCTGGTAATTTAACTCAATTTTCAGACAGACGCTTAAAACAGGATATTGCCGACTTGCATTATGGTTTAAATGAAATTCTACAACTACAACCTAAAGCATACCATTGGAAAAAGAATAAACAAGAACATAAATCATTAGGTCTTATTGCGCAAGATGTTCAACTTATTATAAATGAGATTGTCAATACTCAAAATGATGAATCCAAAACATTAGGGATTAGTTATATAGAATTGATTCCTATACTCATTAATGCCATAAAAGAACAGCAAAAAATAATTGATAACGAAAAGTCAATTAATTCTAAACAAAACTCACAACTAGAAGCACTCTTATCAAGAATAGAAATATTAGAATCTAATGCTTCAAATTAA